The following nucleotide sequence is from Austwickia chelonae.
TGCGGGTCGTCGACGCCTCTTCCTTCCCTCGCATTCCTGGGGTCTTCCTCTGGCTCCCAATCGCGATCCTGGCCGAAAAAGCCGCAGCGGACATCCTGGCGGGGCGGTGAGCGCCGAGGTCGCAGAAGCGAAGCCATAGGCGCGATGACGCAGGTTTCACGTGAAACCTAAGGGGAAGAGGATGCCATCAGGAGCAGAAGTACGCCCTCAGGTGGGCAGCGCTCATCCCCGACCCTCTAGGATGTCCAGCGGGTCGTTCCGGACAGCCTTCATCGCGGGCCCCACTCCGGCAATTAGAAGGACACCTGCGCAGCCCAGTGCGAGATACCCCAGGTCGGCCGGCTGGTACAGAGTGATCTGAGTGTTCAACGCCGACTGGGACCACTCCTCGAGGAAGGGCTGCCATATCGCGACAGTGCCGGCCGCGACCAGAGCCGCACCACACAACACGATGACCACATCGAGCACGACCAACAAAGCGATGTCGGCGCCGCGGGCACCGTAAGCCCGGGCCAGGCCGAAAAGCCATCGCCGGTCACGGACGATGATGTTCTCCGCGACGAGTACTCCCACCGCGCCTAGACATAACACCGAGGCCCCCAACAGCCGGTACAGGCTCTCCACCCCGGCGCTGGCCCGCCGTAGATCGGCATGATCCGGAGGCTGCTGCACCACGCAGACGTCATCGGGCAGGCCGTCGATCGCTCTTCCGGCTGCTGTCGACTCACGGCAGATCCCGGCCAGGACCTCCTTCAGGGATGTTTCGGGCTTCATCGACCAGACCATGATTCGTGTCGAAGCCGACTTGTTTTCCTCGACAGGCAATTCGGCCTGGGCCAGCGGAAGATACGGCTGAGCCACGACGATGCTTCCCGGTTGGAGGAAGGACAACGCGGGTGGTGGCGTCTGGAAAGCCTCCGCGGGGACGGGAATGTCTCCGAAACAGCCGCTTCCGTGAAGCTCTCCGTTCGGTCCGCGGCTGCCCTTCCCCGCCCCTAGTTCACCCGATGCCGACTCCCTGCGGTCATCGCTACTCGCCTCAGGCCCGGAGGACAGCTGCATCGCCAGGATTCCTGCATACGCACGGGTCGTGCTGCCCTGCCCTCCCTTGCCGGGAGCCTTCTTCTCCTGCTGACCCACACAGGAGGGTTTCAGCCCCGGCAACGACTCCACCACGAGAT
It contains:
- a CDS encoding ABC transporter permease, yielding MTRVKRGDGQRLPGTTAFPEARRGFGFTRPWRVAVLAIALARRSIGRTVTMVVMLALALVLFMVTSALAKASSHDLNAAVRGVDGPPGLVYLDLPQVPSQSRSVSAQLAAEALARSATHLNYLVVESLPGLKPSCVGQQEKKAPGKGGQGSTTRAYAGILAMQLSSGPEASSDDRRESASGELGAGKGSRGPNGELHGSGCFGDIPVPAEAFQTPPPALSFLQPGSIVVAQPYLPLAQAELPVEENKSASTRIMVWSMKPETSLKEVLAGICRESTAAGRAIDGLPDDVCVVQQPPDHADLRRASAGVESLYRLLGASVLCLGAVGVLVAENIIVRDRRWLFGLARAYGARGADIALLVVLDVVIVLCGAALVAAGTVAIWQPFLEEWSQSALNTQITLYQPADLGYLALGCAGVLLIAGVGPAMKAVRNDPLDILEGRG